TTGGCGGCCGTAGCGGCGGCAGCCGGTGCCTTGCCAGCGTCTTCATGTACGCCGCGGTTCTTGTATTCCTGACCCGCCGGTGGTGCATCCGAGTAGTGGGTGACGCCCTGGGCATCCTTCCACTGGTAGACCTTGGCCGCCGAAGCGGGCAGGGCAAAGACCAGGCACAGGCCGGCGACGAGGCCGGGCAGCAGGCGGAACGACTGGCGGGACATGGTGGCTCCAGGCGGTTGGGAGCGGGAGAAGGTCCGATTGCATCACCGCGCCGGGGCGCAAGCAAGCGCTACACTTCCAAACATGGACGAATTGCAACAAACCCCGCGGCCCCGCGGCCGCGGCATCTACCTGCTGCCGAACCTTTTCACCACCGGCGG
Above is a genomic segment from Lysobacter sp. S4-A87 containing:
- a CDS encoding DUF4124 domain-containing protein; amino-acid sequence: MSRQSFRLLPGLVAGLCLVFALPASAAKVYQWKDAQGVTHYSDAPPAGQEYKNRGVHEDAGKAPAAAATAAKPVTNANCSNARSNLSVLQGTAAVGIDEDKDGKPDRNLNDTERANRTQLAEAQIKTYCEGGAVASGG